The genomic stretch CTGGCCGAAATGGTTCGCGACGAAGGGGCCGCCATAATAGGCGGCTGCTGCGGGACCAATCCTCTGTATATTTCACAACTCTCAGAACAAATAGCCGCTGTACGTCCGCCAGCACGAACGATACATCCGCTGGAGGCTGTCAGTTCACTCTTTTCGGCAAAAGAACTGACCCAGGAACCGGCGCCATTTCTTATTGGGGAGCGCACCAACACAAACGGTTCACGGCTGTTTCGTAATAAACTGCTCAAAGAGGACTGGGACGGAATTCTCGACATTGCCCGGGAACAGGTAAGCTCTGGCGCCCATGCCCTTGACCTGTGCGTAGCCTACACCGGGCGTGACGAGATCCGTGACATGAAGGAAGCCCTCTCACGGATAGTAACCCAGGTTGACCTGCCCCTGGTTATCGACTCAACGTCGCCGGAGGTACTCGAGGCGGCCCTGCAGATGATCGGCGGTAAATCAATTATCAACTCCATAAACCTGGAAGACGGCGAGGAACGGGCAAGAAGAATCTGCCGTCTTGCAAAACGTTACGGCTCGGCCCTGATCGCCCTGACAATAGACGAGAAAGGAATGGCCAAGGAGGCCTCACGCAAGGAGGAGGTTGCCAGGAGAATCTACCGGATAGCCGTGGAAGAAGAGGGAATCCCCGCCGGGGATCTTCTGTTCGATACCCTCACCTTTACCCTGGGCAGCGGAGACGAAAGCCTGAAGGCTGCCGGTATCGAAACCCTGGAAGGGATTGGCCGGGTAAAAGCTGCCTGCCCCGGTTCGCGCACGGTGCTGGGGGTCAGCAACATCTCCTTCGGCCTTTCCCCTTACTCCCGGGAGGTTCTGAACTCCCTCTTCCTGGACGAGGCAATCAAAGCAGGGCTCGACGCAGCCATTGTGAATGTGCGCAAAATCATGCCCTTGAGCTCTATTCCGGAGGACGAAAAAGAACAGGCCCTGGACCTGATCTTCAACCGGGGCAAGGACCCGCTTTTCGGCTTTATACGCTTCTTCGAGGGCAAAGAGGGAATAGAGAAAGAAGAAATCGACGATTCCAGGGGAACGATAAATGATCGGCTCTCCCGAAAGGTTATCGGCGGAAGCAAATCAGGAATCGAAGAACTTCTGCAGGAGTTAATGCTGGAGACACCCCCCACCGACATTATCAATTCCATTCTTATCCCTGCCATGAAGGAGGTTGGCCAGCTTTTTGGCGCCGGAAAGATGCAACTTCCTTTTGTGCTGCAGTCCGCAGAAGTGATGAAGAAGTCTGTCTCTTTTCTGGAACCTTTTATGGAAAGGACTGAAGCCCAGGCCTCTTTGCAGATTGTTCTTGCAACCGTCAAAGGGGATGTCCACGATATCGGAAAAAACCTGGTAGACATCATTCTCAGCAACAACGGTTACGTAGTCCACAATCTCGGAATTAAATGCGAGATTGAGACTATTATCCAGAAGCTTGAAGAGACCGGTGCCCAGGCCGTGGGATTAAGCGGCCTCCTGGTTAAATCGACGGCCATCATGAAGGAGTATCTTGAGGAGCTGGAGCGGAGGAGGATTCGTGTCCCTGTTCTGCTGGGCGGGGCAGCCCTGACCCGGGAGTATGTTGCCCTTGATTGCGCGTCCGCCCTGTCCGCCCCTGTCGTCTACTGTCCGGATGCTTTTGCCGGACTGGCAGCCATGAACTTCTTAAAAGAGGGTTCACTAAGTTCCACCACAGCCGCCAAAAAGACGATAAAGCCGCAGCCGGTGACATCCGCTGCCAGACATCAAGCCCCGCCAAAAATGATCCCCGTGCCCCCTGCCCCTTTCTACGGATCCCGGATAGTAAAGGATCTTCCCTTAAGGGAAATCTACCCCCTGCTAACCGAGCAGGTACTCTTCCGGGGACGATGGGGATACCGCAGAGGATCATTAACAGCTGATGAATACAAAGAACTTCTGCAGACCGAGGTCCGGCCGGTATTCGAGGCGCTGAAAGAGAGCGGAATCAAGGAAGGGCTTTTTGATCCAAAAGTAGTCTATGGCTATTACCCCTGCCACAGCGACGGGAACGATGTTGTCATGCTGCATCCCGACACAGGCAAGGAACAGGGACGCTTCAGCTTTCCCCGGCAGAAGGAAGCCCCCCACCTCTGCATAGCGGATTATTTCCGGCCCTCAGGCAGAGAACCGGACCTTATTGCTCTGCAGGTGGTCACCATTGGAGAGAATGCCCACAAAAAGTCTCAGGAACTTTATGCCTCGGACGCCTATAAAGAATATCTCCTTTTTCATGGACTATCGGTAGAACTGGCCGAGGCCCTGGCGGAATACTGGCACCGCCAGGTCCGCCTGGAACTCGGTATAGCCGGGGAGGACGGCTCCGGAATTGAATCTTTCGTGGTACAGGAATACAGGGGATCCCGCTACTCCTTCGGTTATCCGGCCTGTCCGGACATGAAGGGCAACGAAGTTATCTTTGACCTTCTGACACCGGACAGGATCGGTGTTACCCTGAGCGAGGAGGGGCAAATGGTTCCGGAACAGACTACTTCGGCTTTTATTGTCCACCATCCGGAAGCGAAATACTTTAAGGTTTGAACAGGTTTACAAGGAGGAAGCATGACCAAATACATCTGCACCAACTGCGGTTATATTTACGACCCTGAAACCGGTGACGATACCCAGGGGATCCCGCCGGGGACTCCCTTTGATGATCTGCCTGAGGACTGGACCTGCCCTATCTGTTATGTGGGAAAAGAACTTTTTGATCCTGTTTAAGTTTACCATTTAAAAAAGCCCCCGTTCCATGGGAACAGGGGCTTCATGCTTGCACGAAGTAAAACTATTCTTCCGGAGAGAAATCTTCCTTGCCAACACCGCAGACGGGACATACCCAGTCGTCGGGAAGGTCTTCGAAAGAAGTTCCGGGTTTTATTCCATTATCAGGATCACCTTCTGCGGGATCGTAGATATAGCCGCAGGCATCGCATACATAACGCTTCACATCAGACTCCTTTTTCCGTTAGGATTTCCATAAACCGTGAACATTGCAGTATTCACGGGCACTAATATTATCGGCGCTAATGCAAAATTTTGCAACTGGTTCGTCTCCCGGTTTCAGGTATTGAATATAGGAGACACCGTCGGCAATCAGTTCAATCCACTGAATATGATGCTCTTCGGTCATCGGATGAATGGTGCTTCCTACGGTAACCTTAAAACCGTCGGCGGTTTTTTCAATTACCGGGACATGTTTTTCCGTGGTCTTATCTGCAGTTTTCTCTTCCAGCAGGGTCATCGGCTCTCCGCAGCAGACCAGCTCGCCTACGCTGCCGTAGAGCACTTCGACGATATTCCCGCACTGTTCACATTTGTACACTTCCATTCTTTTAGCCATATGGATCCTCCGTTCTATTTTCTCTATAACCTCAGCGTATAAACCGCTAAGGCCTAAAAAGCTTGAATTGTCTTATTCCGTTCCGGAAGAACAGCTGGCACAAATCCCTTCCAGCACAAGGGTCCCGCCATCTATCTGTACATTTTTCAGGGATTCAGGTTGAATAAATTCCGACCATGCCGGGGCAGTTCCGCCGAGCCAGTGTAAATCCGATACCTGCCTGCAATGAGTGCAGAAAAAATGGGGATGTACCGCTGGATTCGGGTCAAAATGGGAATGATCGCCACCGACATCCAGACGCTGAATAATCCCCTTTTTTGCCAGCACATCCAGATTACGGTAAACCGTACCA from Marispirochaeta sp. encodes the following:
- the metH gene encoding methionine synthase; its protein translation is MNFLNRIEKGPVIFDGAMGTQIQNLDLSDADWDNKPGCSEILNLTIPDTIEEIHRRYLEAGADVIETNSFGGNRVVLAEYGLEDRIIEINRAAAQIARKAADEYFSPEKPRYVAGSMGPGTRLPSLGQISFEKLYSSYRIQARGLIEGGADLLIIETCQDLLQIKAALIAVIDQRSEMGTDTPVGVSVTIETTGTLLIGSSIGAVIAALSPFPLAFLGLNCATGPDKMRSYIHEASRLFPGPIFVMPNAGMPENRGGQTVYTLQPADFARPLAEMVRDEGAAIIGGCCGTNPLYISQLSEQIAAVRPPARTIHPLEAVSSLFSAKELTQEPAPFLIGERTNTNGSRLFRNKLLKEDWDGILDIAREQVSSGAHALDLCVAYTGRDEIRDMKEALSRIVTQVDLPLVIDSTSPEVLEAALQMIGGKSIINSINLEDGEERARRICRLAKRYGSALIALTIDEKGMAKEASRKEEVARRIYRIAVEEEGIPAGDLLFDTLTFTLGSGDESLKAAGIETLEGIGRVKAACPGSRTVLGVSNISFGLSPYSREVLNSLFLDEAIKAGLDAAIVNVRKIMPLSSIPEDEKEQALDLIFNRGKDPLFGFIRFFEGKEGIEKEEIDDSRGTINDRLSRKVIGGSKSGIEELLQELMLETPPTDIINSILIPAMKEVGQLFGAGKMQLPFVLQSAEVMKKSVSFLEPFMERTEAQASLQIVLATVKGDVHDIGKNLVDIILSNNGYVVHNLGIKCEIETIIQKLEETGAQAVGLSGLLVKSTAIMKEYLEELERRRIRVPVLLGGAALTREYVALDCASALSAPVVYCPDAFAGLAAMNFLKEGSLSSTTAAKKTIKPQPVTSAARHQAPPKMIPVPPAPFYGSRIVKDLPLREIYPLLTEQVLFRGRWGYRRGSLTADEYKELLQTEVRPVFEALKESGIKEGLFDPKVVYGYYPCHSDGNDVVMLHPDTGKEQGRFSFPRQKEAPHLCIADYFRPSGREPDLIALQVVTIGENAHKKSQELYASDAYKEYLLFHGLSVELAEALAEYWHRQVRLELGIAGEDGSGIESFVVQEYRGSRYSFGYPACPDMKGNEVIFDLLTPDRIGVTLSEEGQMVPEQTTSAFIVHHPEAKYFKV
- a CDS encoding rubredoxin; the protein is MTKYICTNCGYIYDPETGDDTQGIPPGTPFDDLPEDWTCPICYVGKELFDPV
- a CDS encoding rubredoxin — translated: MKRYVCDACGYIYDPAEGDPDNGIKPGTSFEDLPDDWVCPVCGVGKEDFSPEE
- a CDS encoding desulfoferrodoxin is translated as MAKRMEVYKCEQCGNIVEVLYGSVGELVCCGEPMTLLEEKTADKTTEKHVPVIEKTADGFKVTVGSTIHPMTEEHHIQWIELIADGVSYIQYLKPGDEPVAKFCISADNISAREYCNVHGLWKS
- a CDS encoding transcriptional repressor, with translation MRTTVQRKIILEQLQTHRDHPGADTIYTEVRQILPRISLGTVYRNLDVLAKKGIIQRLDVGGDHSHFDPNPAVHPHFFCTHCRQVSDLHWLGGTAPAWSEFIQPESLKNVQIDGGTLVLEGICASCSSGTE